A portion of the Microbacterium hominis genome contains these proteins:
- a CDS encoding asparaginase — MPQTFSAAAAAQLAVVERSGFVESRHSGSAIVLRPDGTIAAQLGDPSALILPRSSLKPLQALACLSAGADLAGERLGLATASHSGTDRHVAVVHEILSQAGLGHDDLGCPPAWAGDTAARDEMVRDHAEPARIRMNCSGKHAAMLLTCTANGWSTDDYLLPDHPLQLHVREVVERLIGEKVAGTAIDGCGAPVYAITLFGLAKAIHRIGNSSTTSPFALHRSAGALVQAVRENPWTIDGPGRPDTIVIERLGVFAKGGAEGVMVMVAPDGTTAALKMLDGSGRAATAVALRLLEREGALASADVEDAMSKLPLSVSGGGTDVGAIRPAF, encoded by the coding sequence GTGCCGCAGACCTTCTCCGCCGCCGCCGCCGCTCAACTCGCCGTGGTGGAGCGCAGCGGATTCGTGGAGTCGCGCCACAGCGGCTCGGCGATCGTGCTCCGCCCCGACGGGACCATCGCCGCCCAGCTGGGCGATCCCTCCGCGCTGATCCTCCCCCGCTCGAGCCTCAAGCCGCTGCAGGCGCTGGCGTGCCTGTCCGCCGGCGCCGACCTCGCCGGGGAGCGCCTGGGCCTTGCGACGGCCAGCCACTCCGGCACCGACCGGCACGTGGCCGTCGTGCACGAGATCCTCTCGCAGGCGGGCCTCGGCCACGACGACCTCGGGTGCCCGCCCGCGTGGGCCGGTGACACGGCCGCGCGCGACGAGATGGTGCGCGATCATGCCGAGCCCGCGCGCATCCGCATGAACTGCTCGGGCAAGCACGCCGCCATGCTGCTGACCTGCACGGCCAACGGCTGGTCCACCGACGACTACCTCCTCCCCGACCATCCGCTGCAGCTGCACGTCCGCGAGGTCGTCGAGCGGCTCATCGGCGAGAAGGTCGCCGGCACCGCCATCGACGGCTGCGGCGCCCCGGTGTACGCGATCACCCTGTTCGGGCTCGCGAAGGCCATCCACCGCATCGGCAACTCCTCCACGACCTCGCCCTTCGCCCTGCATCGCAGTGCGGGCGCCCTCGTGCAGGCCGTGCGCGAGAACCCCTGGACGATCGACGGCCCGGGACGGCCCGACACGATCGTCATCGAGCGCCTGGGCGTGTTCGCGAAGGGCGGGGCCGAGGGCGTGATGGTCATGGTCGCCCCCGACGGCACCACCGCCGCCCTCAAGATGCTCGACGGCAGCGGCCGTGCCGCGACCGCGGTCGCGCTGCGCCTGCTCGAGCGCGAAGGCGCGCTGGCGTCCGCGGACGTCGAGGACGCGATGTCGAAGCTTCCGCTGTCGGTCTCCGGCGGCGGGACGGATGTCGGGGCGATCCGCCCCGCTTTCTGA